One segment of Desertibacillus haloalkaliphilus DNA contains the following:
- a CDS encoding aspartate aminotransferase family protein has protein sequence MYPTIMDGQGIYLYDQDGNEYIDGSSGAVTASIGHGVDEIIKEMTKQAEKISFVYRSQFTNEPAEELAQKLSQLSPGDLNWSFFVNSGSEATETAFKIAIQYWQERGIYTKTKVISRWMSYHGITLGALSMSGHHARRKRFTPLLEESPIVSPPYCYHCPLKRTFPDCGLLCAQELEQVIRRIGSEQIAAFIAEPIIGAAGGAITAPDGYYAEIKDICERNDILFIADEVMTGFGRTGKMFAIDHWGVAPDILAIGKGMGAGYTPIAATLVSDRIIEEILTGSKSIMSGHTYSANPQSAAIALAVLKYIERNNLITHANEVGTYLMSEVKRLATTHSIIGDVRGKGLLIGIEFICPYSGQRHDGNHVTEYIVETAMKQGLLLYPAAAGSEGIDGSAVLLAPPLTITKTEVDLLVKRLEMTVVIVQRWMHKKGIV, from the coding sequence ATGTATCCGACAATTATGGATGGCCAAGGAATCTACTTATACGATCAGGATGGTAACGAGTATATTGATGGATCTTCTGGAGCTGTGACAGCCAGTATTGGTCATGGTGTTGATGAAATTATTAAAGAGATGACGAAGCAAGCAGAGAAAATATCATTTGTGTATCGCTCCCAATTTACAAATGAACCTGCAGAAGAGCTTGCTCAGAAGTTAAGTCAACTCTCACCCGGGGATTTAAACTGGTCTTTCTTTGTGAATAGTGGATCAGAGGCTACCGAAACAGCATTCAAAATTGCGATTCAATATTGGCAGGAACGTGGAATTTATACCAAAACCAAAGTTATATCACGTTGGATGAGCTACCATGGGATTACTCTTGGAGCACTATCAATGTCGGGACATCATGCACGTAGGAAAAGGTTTACCCCATTACTGGAGGAGTCACCAATTGTTTCTCCTCCTTATTGTTATCATTGCCCCCTCAAGCGAACGTTTCCGGATTGTGGACTTTTGTGTGCTCAAGAATTAGAGCAAGTGATTCGGCGTATTGGTAGTGAACAGATTGCGGCCTTTATTGCCGAGCCAATCATTGGTGCTGCTGGAGGAGCTATCACTGCACCTGATGGTTATTATGCTGAAATTAAAGATATTTGTGAACGTAACGATATTTTATTCATTGCTGATGAAGTAATGACCGGGTTTGGACGTACTGGTAAAATGTTTGCGATTGATCACTGGGGTGTTGCCCCAGACATCCTTGCGATTGGTAAAGGGATGGGAGCTGGTTACACCCCTATTGCTGCTACCCTTGTAAGCGATAGGATTATTGAGGAGATCCTAACTGGTTCAAAATCGATTATGAGTGGCCACACGTATAGTGCGAATCCACAATCAGCCGCAATTGCTTTAGCTGTATTGAAGTATATTGAAAGGAATAATCTTATAACCCATGCGAATGAAGTGGGCACATACTTAATGTCGGAGGTGAAACGACTAGCAACTACTCATTCGATTATTGGTGATGTTCGCGGGAAGGGGCTATTAATCGGAATTGAATTTATCTGCCCTTACAGCGGTCAACGTCATGATGGAAATCATGTAACAGAGTATATTGTCGAAACAGCCATGAAACAAGGCTTGCTCCTTTATCCAGCGGCGGCAGGTAGTGAGGGGATAGACGGAAGTGCGGTTTTACTAGCACCACCACTTACGATAACAAAGACAGAGGTTGATTTATTGGTTAAACGACTTGAAATGACCGTGGTGATTGTACAAAGGTGGATGCATAAAAAAGGTATTGTGTAA